A portion of the Achromobacter sp. MFA1 R4 genome contains these proteins:
- a CDS encoding WG repeat-containing protein — MARPVWHFHFRGSWPRPQTMTAAPFFRPLALAAALAGLALLAPAGAHAQPDWTQQCGLNYVGEGAGTPCNQPYQEGLAAVLVGTADGESAAWGYIDKQGAMAIAPAYSDARPFQNGLAAVSRDDLWGYIDRQGRWAIEPRFSEATGFNAQGTALAEENGQDVLIDRHGKVLKTFALGTRTSGFAPGQTLAAMEIPTPPSLFNTTTGKPAALPEDVMALAAPSGGYLPAQARGSRYGGWWGLLDRHGAWAVAPQTLRSFAPPLRDGDVVAVNRERAWEFVDLRGEPLSTQRYTSVELLAPGVWLAKADANGGTSLLDGELQPLHVFRDDYLGVAQREGWRIASEPGMTLLIDPAGGVQLLALRNGEVKIHDGRAWVYGAPAGPAADSTADTMHAADAAQAGGDAAAAKEAEAEANPEAEAAADAMQAASAAETAAAFVDPPVAAQAGDAATQAASDAATASYDTAQDAALAADDDPSLYQIYARDGRAMLDEASLSRLRGYEVSAFHYGREAAGNADAPLALLRPLDDDKPLGVLTAAGAIVTNPEWDSIDTYDVALPIVARTRQYQVGAIGPDGAWAVEPRYAEMRPFKGAYTWARTKDMDRREADLIDARGQKVPVPAEVLEEASRIDGDLLHYRAMNENRQRRWGIWNLRKGAPMLKPVYDQIEEFEDDWAKVQDQGRWGVVDRQGKWVLPARYDGAYDLEYLGNGLMLVDAPDAKRESGGYRESAYRVINLRTGKASEPVIGKPQKLQDGRYLGELADESAVLFDAQGAALRVSNGRAARTQQYGDWIHVEYDEREGAIDARGNLKVPARYGEFNPFFAQPEGLARAYLGPGYRVIDQTGRTVLEKWGDGTPLASMRRVVFNDSEDSSSIMVDLQGREIARLPGRYAVDADKASEGVVPYSDARNKYGFIDADGKRVVGAHFDYLGPLKDGLARARRLARTGKQYGYIDLTGRYAIAPAFTWADDFHEGRALVRRTRLVEYIDTKGKTTALFGLLCGTMVIVDAQDRQSWPPRKLDCPEAAGITPPATEQANAE, encoded by the coding sequence GTGGCACGCCCGGTCTGGCACTTTCACTTCCGCGGTTCCTGGCCGCGCCCGCAAACCATGACGGCGGCGCCGTTCTTCAGGCCCCTGGCGCTCGCCGCGGCGCTGGCCGGATTGGCGCTGCTGGCGCCCGCCGGCGCGCACGCGCAGCCCGATTGGACGCAGCAATGCGGCCTGAACTACGTCGGCGAAGGCGCCGGCACGCCGTGCAATCAGCCCTACCAGGAAGGCCTGGCCGCCGTGCTGGTGGGCACCGCCGATGGCGAATCGGCCGCCTGGGGCTATATCGACAAGCAGGGCGCCATGGCCATCGCGCCCGCGTACTCGGACGCCCGGCCCTTCCAGAACGGACTGGCCGCGGTCAGCCGGGACGACCTCTGGGGCTACATCGACCGACAGGGACGCTGGGCCATCGAGCCGCGGTTCTCGGAAGCCACGGGGTTCAACGCGCAGGGCACGGCGCTGGCCGAGGAAAACGGCCAGGACGTGCTGATCGACCGCCACGGCAAAGTGCTCAAGACCTTTGCGCTGGGCACGCGCACGTCGGGCTTTGCACCCGGCCAGACGCTGGCGGCCATGGAGATCCCGACACCGCCCAGCCTGTTCAACACCACGACCGGCAAGCCGGCCGCGCTGCCCGAGGACGTGATGGCGCTGGCCGCGCCCAGCGGCGGCTATCTGCCCGCGCAGGCGCGCGGCTCGCGCTACGGCGGCTGGTGGGGGCTGCTGGACCGCCACGGCGCATGGGCGGTCGCTCCGCAAACCTTGCGTTCCTTCGCCCCGCCGCTGCGCGACGGTGACGTGGTGGCCGTGAATCGCGAGCGCGCCTGGGAATTCGTCGACCTGCGCGGCGAGCCGCTGTCGACGCAGCGCTACACCAGCGTCGAACTGCTGGCGCCGGGCGTATGGCTGGCCAAAGCGGATGCCAACGGCGGCACGTCGCTGCTGGACGGAGAACTCCAGCCCCTGCACGTGTTTCGCGACGACTACCTGGGCGTGGCGCAGCGCGAGGGATGGCGCATCGCCTCCGAACCGGGCATGACGCTGCTGATCGACCCCGCAGGCGGCGTGCAGCTTCTGGCGCTGCGCAACGGCGAGGTGAAAATCCACGACGGGCGCGCGTGGGTGTACGGCGCGCCAGCGGGGCCGGCGGCGGACTCCACCGCCGATACGATGCATGCGGCCGACGCGGCGCAGGCCGGTGGGGACGCGGCGGCGGCCAAGGAGGCAGAGGCAGAGGCAAACCCCGAGGCAGAGGCCGCTGCGGACGCGATGCAGGCGGCGTCAGCGGCCGAAACCGCAGCCGCCTTCGTGGACCCGCCAGTGGCGGCCCAGGCCGGCGATGCCGCGACGCAAGCCGCCAGCGACGCGGCCACGGCCTCCTACGACACCGCGCAGGACGCGGCCCTCGCCGCCGACGATGACCCATCGCTCTACCAGATCTACGCCCGCGACGGCCGCGCCATGCTGGATGAGGCCTCCCTCTCCCGCCTGCGCGGCTACGAGGTCAGCGCGTTCCATTACGGACGCGAAGCCGCCGGCAATGCCGATGCGCCGCTGGCGCTGCTGCGTCCCCTCGACGACGACAAACCGCTGGGGGTGCTGACCGCCGCGGGCGCCATCGTGACCAATCCCGAGTGGGACAGCATCGACACCTACGACGTCGCGCTGCCGATCGTCGCGCGCACCCGGCAGTACCAAGTCGGCGCAATCGGTCCCGACGGCGCGTGGGCCGTCGAGCCGCGGTACGCCGAGATGCGCCCTTTCAAGGGCGCCTACACCTGGGCCCGCACGAAGGACATGGACCGCCGCGAAGCCGACTTGATCGATGCCCGCGGCCAGAAGGTGCCCGTCCCGGCCGAGGTGCTGGAAGAAGCGTCGCGCATCGATGGCGACCTGCTGCATTACCGCGCCATGAACGAAAACCGCCAGCGCCGCTGGGGCATCTGGAACCTGCGCAAGGGCGCGCCGATGCTCAAGCCGGTCTACGACCAGATCGAGGAGTTCGAGGACGACTGGGCCAAGGTGCAGGACCAGGGCCGCTGGGGCGTGGTCGACCGGCAGGGCAAGTGGGTGCTGCCCGCCCGGTACGACGGCGCGTACGACCTGGAATACCTGGGCAACGGCCTCATGCTGGTGGATGCGCCCGACGCCAAGCGCGAAAGCGGCGGCTATCGCGAAAGCGCCTACCGCGTGATCAACCTGCGCACGGGCAAAGCGAGCGAACCCGTGATCGGCAAGCCGCAGAAACTGCAGGACGGACGCTACCTGGGCGAGTTGGCCGACGAGAGCGCCGTGCTGTTCGACGCGCAGGGCGCCGCCCTGCGCGTCTCGAACGGCCGCGCGGCGCGCACGCAGCAATACGGGGACTGGATCCACGTCGAGTACGACGAGCGCGAAGGCGCCATCGACGCGCGCGGCAACCTGAAGGTGCCCGCGCGCTATGGCGAATTCAATCCGTTCTTTGCGCAGCCCGAAGGCCTGGCGCGCGCCTACCTCGGACCGGGCTACCGCGTGATCGACCAGACCGGCAGGACCGTGCTGGAAAAGTGGGGCGACGGCACGCCGCTGGCGTCGATGCGGCGCGTCGTCTTCAATGACAGCGAGGATTCGTCCAGCATCATGGTGGACCTGCAGGGCCGCGAGATCGCGCGGCTGCCGGGCCGCTACGCGGTCGACGCCGACAAGGCCAGCGAAGGCGTGGTGCCCTACAGCGATGCCCGGAACAAGTACGGGTTCATCGACGCGGACGGCAAGCGCGTCGTGGGCGCGCACTTCGACTATCTCGGCCCTTTGAAGGACGGGCTCGCCCGGGCCCGCCGCCTGGCGCGCACCGGCAAGCAGTACGGCTACATCGACCTGACCGGACGCTACGCCATCGCGCCCGCGTTCACGTGGGCCGACGACTTCCACGAGGGGCGCGCGCTGGTGCGCCGCACCCGGCTGGTCGAATACATCGACACCAAGGGCAAGACCACCGCGCTGTTCGGCCTGCTGTGCGGCACGATGGTGATCGTGGACGCCCAGGACAGGCAGAGCTGGCCGCCGCGCAAACTCGATTGCCCCGAGGCCGCCGGCATCACCCCTCCCGCAACCGAACAAGCCAACGCAGAATGA
- a CDS encoding WG repeat-containing protein has product MTSRVLRTTRIACALAALGASLSAQAYSGHVYCLGEVFYEAYPAADDIASRSPFGNGCIRDLHDERAAVLLPSAIENIDRVPHDFSLRRHAWGFLDPDGRVAIKPIFEAVRDFRHGLAAVQWQGKWGFIDTRGRMAVRPRYDAVQDFVEVGLAVATLDGRPMLIDRQGNPVGQPFEEVVRDVRLSDGVPARATVQYREEYRSASGERRYGGAGVVITRPLGDKGLYVASDGQAKYGVVDKDWNWVVEPVLDDIYVQEGAGVATGYGAEGSMMVTADGKLIGAGQQYESMNPVGTAFFSAALPRQAGFAVLDRDGTVVATLTQDEGHASQRHADIIVYPSGDQLVALVPGHKTPVTLGQGLSATDEMEGYVLFVDGSSRAAGLLTPSGAWLHGATAPAWLADARRIAVREGNLWLSGAQDELLNVVDREGKALLKPETVAALRDRPLTPLPGGVPGGPLGLLGQSHCQCDDVEVGLLLADGSIVTDASWSAVTPLDEAGGQADAPIKADQLRYAAETDAGMVLLDARGQALDLPVQQHIGMFRHGYAQVYGDGVVRMIDRAGKTYALPENFDSQVVAPGVVRFLKTAADGAPWGLYDFVAGKELAAPAFSRIGDFRNGQAVAALGAGRVGVIDMQGRWILPASHHDVERVNDMLWRVSQPGKQEYESDRPAAVFNAQGKALTAFMPGLQIGDFGDGSLSAGNRERRWIISPDGSDALDMKDADYIRLGDWMEIRRPDRQGYLNASGAWQIEPAAWTATDFRGAPARALAMDAAGTRIIDANGKTLATLPKGEWVWPRRSDMLLRHYATDRGTRTDYTDLSGKPRLTVDGLASAFSEGRAVTQLSGGGVRWVDTRGTLVGPAFDALGAMREGLAPARKDRSYGYVNREGEFAIPADFQAVSGFSQQRAVVSTDDVSQIIDDTGHRLAYVQMQCGIRTLYGAAGQRLWPLRMPHGCKDRPQASAY; this is encoded by the coding sequence ATGACGTCACGTGTGCTTCGCACCACCCGCATCGCCTGCGCCCTGGCCGCGCTGGGCGCGTCCCTGTCCGCGCAGGCGTATTCCGGCCATGTGTACTGCCTGGGCGAGGTCTTCTACGAGGCCTATCCCGCCGCCGACGACATCGCCTCACGCAGTCCCTTCGGCAACGGGTGCATCCGGGACCTGCACGACGAGCGCGCCGCGGTGCTGCTGCCTTCGGCCATCGAGAACATCGACCGCGTGCCGCACGATTTCTCGCTGCGCCGCCATGCCTGGGGCTTTCTGGACCCAGATGGCCGCGTCGCGATCAAGCCCATCTTCGAGGCGGTGCGCGACTTCCGCCATGGACTGGCCGCGGTGCAGTGGCAGGGAAAATGGGGCTTCATCGACACCAGGGGCCGCATGGCGGTGCGGCCGCGCTATGACGCGGTGCAGGACTTTGTCGAAGTCGGACTGGCGGTGGCCACCCTGGACGGCAGGCCCATGCTGATCGACCGCCAGGGCAATCCGGTCGGCCAGCCGTTCGAGGAAGTCGTGCGCGACGTGCGCCTGTCCGACGGCGTGCCCGCGCGGGCGACCGTCCAGTACCGGGAAGAGTACCGCTCGGCCTCCGGCGAACGCCGCTACGGCGGCGCCGGCGTCGTGATCACGCGGCCGCTGGGCGACAAGGGCCTGTACGTCGCCTCCGATGGCCAGGCGAAGTACGGCGTGGTGGACAAGGACTGGAACTGGGTCGTGGAGCCGGTGCTGGACGACATCTACGTGCAGGAAGGCGCAGGCGTGGCCACCGGCTACGGCGCAGAAGGCTCGATGATGGTGACCGCCGACGGCAAGCTCATCGGCGCCGGCCAGCAGTACGAAAGCATGAATCCGGTGGGCACGGCGTTCTTCAGCGCGGCGCTGCCACGCCAGGCCGGCTTTGCGGTGCTGGACCGCGATGGCACGGTCGTCGCCACGCTGACGCAGGACGAAGGCCACGCCTCGCAGCGCCATGCCGACATCATTGTGTACCCGTCGGGCGACCAGCTCGTGGCGCTGGTCCCGGGACACAAGACCCCCGTCACGCTGGGCCAGGGCTTGTCGGCCACTGACGAAATGGAGGGCTATGTGCTGTTCGTGGATGGCTCCAGCCGGGCCGCCGGCCTGCTGACGCCCTCGGGCGCCTGGCTGCACGGCGCCACCGCGCCTGCCTGGCTGGCAGACGCCCGCCGCATCGCGGTGCGCGAGGGCAATCTGTGGCTGTCCGGCGCGCAGGACGAGCTGCTCAACGTGGTGGACCGCGAGGGCAAGGCGCTGCTCAAGCCCGAGACCGTGGCGGCGCTACGGGACCGGCCGCTGACGCCGCTGCCGGGCGGCGTGCCGGGCGGTCCGCTGGGCCTGCTCGGGCAAAGCCATTGCCAGTGCGATGACGTGGAGGTGGGCCTGCTGCTGGCGGACGGCAGCATCGTGACCGATGCCTCGTGGTCTGCGGTCACGCCGCTGGACGAGGCCGGCGGCCAGGCCGATGCCCCGATCAAGGCGGACCAGTTGCGCTACGCGGCCGAGACCGACGCAGGCATGGTGCTGCTGGATGCGCGCGGCCAGGCGCTGGACCTGCCCGTTCAGCAGCACATCGGCATGTTCCGCCACGGTTACGCGCAGGTCTATGGCGACGGCGTGGTGCGGATGATCGATCGCGCGGGCAAGACCTACGCGCTGCCGGAGAACTTTGATTCGCAGGTCGTGGCGCCCGGCGTGGTGCGCTTCCTGAAGACGGCGGCCGACGGCGCGCCGTGGGGGCTGTACGACTTCGTCGCCGGCAAGGAACTGGCCGCGCCCGCGTTCAGCCGCATCGGCGACTTCCGCAACGGCCAGGCGGTCGCCGCGCTGGGCGCGGGCCGCGTCGGCGTCATCGACATGCAGGGCCGGTGGATCCTGCCGGCCAGCCATCACGACGTCGAACGCGTGAACGACATGCTGTGGCGGGTCTCGCAACCCGGCAAGCAGGAGTACGAATCCGACCGCCCCGCCGCCGTCTTCAATGCGCAAGGCAAGGCGCTGACCGCCTTCATGCCCGGCTTGCAGATCGGCGACTTCGGAGATGGCTCGCTCAGCGCGGGCAATCGCGAACGCCGCTGGATCATCTCGCCGGACGGCTCGGACGCGCTGGACATGAAGGACGCCGACTACATCCGCCTGGGCGACTGGATGGAGATCCGCCGCCCCGACCGCCAGGGCTACCTGAACGCCAGCGGCGCCTGGCAGATCGAACCCGCGGCCTGGACCGCAACCGACTTCCGGGGCGCGCCCGCGCGGGCCCTGGCGATGGACGCCGCCGGCACGCGCATCATCGACGCCAACGGCAAGACCCTAGCGACCTTGCCCAAGGGCGAATGGGTCTGGCCGCGCCGCTCCGACATGCTGCTGCGCCATTACGCGACGGACCGCGGGACCCGGACCGACTACACCGACCTCTCGGGCAAGCCCCGGCTCACGGTCGACGGCCTGGCATCGGCGTTCTCGGAAGGCCGCGCCGTGACGCAACTGTCCGGCGGCGGGGTGCGCTGGGTGGACACCCGGGGCACGCTGGTGGGGCCCGCCTTCGACGCGCTGGGCGCGATGCGCGAAGGCCTGGCGCCCGCCCGCAAGGACCGCAGCTATGGCTACGTGAACCGCGAGGGCGAGTTCGCCATCCCGGCAGACTTCCAGGCGGTGTCGGGCTTCTCGCAACAGCGCGCCGTGGTCTCCACGGATGACGTGTCGCAGATCATCGACGACACCGGCCATCGGCTCGCCTACGTGCAGATGCAGTGCGGCATCCGCACGCTGTACGGCGCCGCCGGGCAGCGCCTGTGGCCGCTGCGCATGCCCCACGGCTGCAAGGACCGTCCTCAGGCCAGCGCCTACTGA
- a CDS encoding oxaloacetate decarboxylase, with protein MTATPNPGALLRQRLSEDIVVAPGAYDGLSARLVAAAGFSAVYASGGAIARAAGYPDIGLLSFTEVMDRVEKIVDASGLPVVADADTGFGGSANVERTVRLMERAGVAAFHIEDQSFPKRCGHLDDKSLVDADEMCRKVHIARQTLADADTLVIARTDAIAVEGFDAAIARAERYLKAGADMIFVEAPETLAQIRAIAERLPGLKLINMFYGGKTPLVPLPDLAEMGYRLAIIPSDLQRAAIHAMQATLQAIRQTGDSSALADRLTSFKEREEIVQTRRYLALDAQ; from the coding sequence ATGACCGCCACCCCGAATCCCGGCGCGCTGCTGCGCCAGCGCCTGTCTGAAGACATCGTCGTCGCGCCCGGCGCCTACGACGGCCTGTCCGCGCGGCTGGTCGCCGCGGCGGGCTTTTCGGCCGTCTACGCCAGCGGCGGCGCCATCGCCCGCGCGGCGGGCTATCCCGATATCGGCCTGCTCAGCTTCACGGAGGTGATGGACCGCGTGGAAAAAATCGTCGACGCCAGCGGCCTGCCCGTGGTGGCGGACGCGGACACGGGGTTTGGCGGATCGGCCAATGTAGAGCGCACCGTGCGCCTGATGGAACGCGCGGGCGTGGCCGCATTCCATATCGAAGACCAGTCCTTTCCCAAGCGTTGCGGCCACCTGGACGACAAAAGCCTGGTGGACGCCGACGAGATGTGCCGCAAGGTCCACATCGCGCGCCAGACGCTGGCCGACGCGGACACGCTGGTCATTGCGCGCACCGACGCGATCGCGGTGGAAGGCTTCGACGCTGCCATCGCCCGCGCCGAGCGCTATCTGAAGGCGGGCGCCGACATGATCTTCGTCGAGGCGCCCGAGACGCTGGCGCAGATCCGCGCCATCGCCGAGCGGCTGCCCGGCCTGAAGCTCATCAACATGTTCTACGGCGGCAAGACGCCGCTGGTGCCGCTGCCGGACCTGGCCGAGATGGGCTATCGCCTGGCGATCATTCCGTCGGACCTGCAGCGCGCGGCCATCCATGCGATGCAGGCCACGCTGCAAGCCATCCGGCAGACGGGCGACAGCAGCGCGCTGGCGGACCGCCTGACCAGCTTCAAGGAGCGTGAAGAGATCGTGCAGACCCGCCGTTATCTGGCGCTGGACGCTCAGTAG
- a CDS encoding LysR family transcriptional regulator codes for MELRHLRYFVVTAEAQHFTRAAELLGMAQPPLSQQIRQLEQEVGTPLFDRTGRGVALNDAGRALLVCAQDILQRADAAMRTARRAARGEVGELTLGFTESASFNGVVTELIRQYRERYPEVEMTLSQGDSETLVARLREGAIDAAFVRPPFALEGGLAFTQLIEEPLVVALPLGHALARRKRLAPADLAREHFILYSRKSGYGLSADIMAACRQQGLSPRIGQQAPQLSSAVNLVAAGMGVAIVPASLRHLRPDGVVYRPFALDGPRAVLGLALRQHAPGARAANLLALARESRSQ; via the coding sequence ATGGAACTGCGCCATCTCCGCTATTTCGTCGTCACGGCCGAGGCCCAGCATTTCACGCGCGCGGCCGAGCTGCTGGGCATGGCGCAGCCGCCGCTCAGCCAGCAGATACGCCAGCTTGAACAGGAAGTGGGCACGCCGCTCTTTGACCGCACGGGGCGGGGCGTCGCGCTCAACGACGCGGGCCGCGCGCTTCTTGTGTGCGCGCAAGACATCCTGCAACGCGCGGACGCCGCGATGCGCACGGCCCGGCGCGCGGCACGCGGCGAGGTCGGCGAACTGACATTGGGATTTACCGAGTCGGCGTCCTTTAACGGCGTGGTGACCGAACTGATCCGCCAATACCGCGAGCGCTACCCGGAAGTCGAGATGACGCTGTCGCAAGGCGACAGCGAAACGCTGGTGGCGCGGCTGCGCGAAGGCGCGATAGATGCCGCGTTCGTGCGGCCGCCCTTCGCGCTGGAAGGCGGACTGGCGTTCACGCAACTGATTGAAGAACCGCTGGTGGTGGCGCTGCCGCTGGGACATGCGCTAGCGCGCCGCAAGCGCCTCGCGCCCGCCGACCTGGCGCGCGAGCACTTCATCCTGTATTCCCGCAAGTCGGGCTACGGGCTCAGCGCGGACATCATGGCGGCGTGCCGGCAGCAGGGCCTGAGTCCGCGCATCGGCCAGCAGGCGCCGCAGTTGTCATCGGCGGTGAATCTGGTGGCGGCGGGGATGGGCGTGGCGATCGTGCCGGCATCGCTGCGGCACCTGCGGCCCGATGGCGTGGTCTACCGCCCCTTCGCGCTGGACGGGCCCCGGGCGGTGCTGGGGCTGGCGCTGCGCCAGCACGCGCCCGGGGCGCGGGCGGCGAACCTGCTTGCGCTGGCGCGCGAATCCCGCAGCCAGTGA
- a CDS encoding siderophore-interacting protein → MTRSDLNVERVRHPLKMRLLTVTRVERIAGLLARITFTGEDLQDFVSASFDDHVKVFFPADPALAPVLPTAGPDGIKFPEGVPRPAARDYTPRRFDTARQELEIEFVLHGDGPASTWAEQARPGQQLGIGGPRGSFVVPKAFDWHVLIGDETALPAIARRLEELPATAQALVLIEVPAQANEIPLPTSAKATVRWLHRNSTAPGYSTLLLEAARDLALPQGEGYVWVAAESSTAKAVREIMVAQHGIDKSRIRAASYWKRGAVAVHESHDD, encoded by the coding sequence ATGACCCGTAGCGACCTGAACGTCGAGCGCGTTCGCCACCCCCTGAAGATGCGCCTGCTGACCGTGACGCGCGTGGAGCGCATCGCCGGCCTGCTGGCGCGCATCACCTTCACCGGCGAGGACCTGCAGGACTTCGTGTCCGCGTCCTTCGATGACCACGTGAAAGTCTTTTTCCCCGCCGATCCCGCGCTGGCGCCGGTGCTGCCCACCGCCGGGCCCGACGGCATCAAGTTCCCCGAGGGCGTGCCGCGGCCCGCCGCGCGCGACTACACGCCGCGCCGCTTCGATACCGCGCGCCAGGAGCTTGAGATCGAATTCGTGCTGCACGGCGACGGCCCCGCCTCGACCTGGGCCGAGCAGGCCCGGCCGGGCCAGCAGTTGGGCATCGGCGGCCCGCGCGGTTCGTTCGTGGTGCCCAAGGCGTTCGACTGGCATGTGCTGATCGGCGACGAGACCGCGCTGCCCGCCATCGCCCGCCGGCTTGAAGAACTGCCCGCAACGGCGCAGGCGCTGGTGCTGATCGAAGTTCCGGCGCAGGCCAATGAAATCCCGCTGCCCACGTCCGCCAAGGCCACCGTGCGCTGGCTGCACCGCAACAGCACCGCGCCGGGCTACAGCACGCTGTTGCTCGAAGCCGCGCGTGACCTGGCGCTGCCGCAGGGCGAGGGGTATGTGTGGGTCGCGGCGGAATCCTCTACCGCCAAGGCCGTGCGCGAGATCATGGTGGCGCAGCACGGCATCGACAAAAGCCGCATCCGCGCCGCCAGCTACTGGAAGCGCGGCGCGGTCGCCGTGCATGAATCGCACGACGACTGA
- a CDS encoding PadR family transcriptional regulator, whose amino-acid sequence MRHSHFIAAFQRALEGRHGHGRHGHFHPHGPLPHGLECHHPASPHGARPHPRHASAGGDWFSGAQDGRGDADGFGGDGRGFTRSRKVSSDDLQLMLLGLLEQNPSHGYELIKALGALSNGFYTPSPGMVYPALTYLEELGYATVEQEGTKKRYHLSEPGRAHLDANRERLELMFNKLKHVARKMDWMRQAWSGEPRSTGPEGEDARTGWLPEFVAARQALKRALLDRTDASPAEQRRIAAILARATDAITGKSGN is encoded by the coding sequence ATGCGCCATTCCCATTTCATCGCCGCGTTCCAACGCGCCCTCGAGGGCCGCCACGGCCACGGACGCCACGGCCATTTCCACCCTCACGGCCCGCTTCCGCACGGGCTCGAGTGCCATCATCCTGCCTCTCCCCACGGCGCGCGTCCTCACCCCCGTCACGCCAGCGCGGGCGGCGACTGGTTCTCCGGGGCCCAGGACGGCCGCGGCGACGCCGATGGCTTTGGGGGCGACGGCCGCGGTTTCACCCGCAGCCGCAAGGTGTCCAGCGACGACCTGCAGCTCATGCTGCTGGGCCTGCTGGAACAGAACCCCAGCCACGGCTATGAACTCATCAAGGCGCTGGGCGCATTGAGCAACGGCTTCTACACGCCCAGCCCCGGCATGGTCTACCCCGCGCTGACCTATCTGGAAGAACTGGGCTACGCCACGGTCGAGCAGGAGGGGACCAAGAAGCGCTACCACCTGTCCGAGCCCGGCCGCGCGCACCTGGATGCCAACCGCGAGCGCCTGGAGCTGATGTTCAACAAGCTCAAGCACGTGGCCCGCAAGATGGACTGGATGCGCCAGGCCTGGAGCGGCGAGCCGCGCAGCACCGGTCCCGAGGGCGAGGATGCCCGCACCGGCTGGCTGCCCGAATTCGTGGCGGCGCGCCAAGCGCTCAAGCGCGCGCTGCTGGACCGCACCGACGCCTCCCCCGCCGAACAACGACGCATCGCCGCCATCCTGGCGCGTGCGACCGACGCAATCACCGGCAAGTCCGGCAACTGA
- a CDS encoding helix-turn-helix transcriptional regulator: MTAPAPVPRLARTRADLSEFLRLRRERLSPADLGLPPGRRRRTPGLRREEVAALAGVGLAWYTWFEQGRNISVSAAFLENLARVLRLDDAERRHLYLLAHQRPPAETGRTWCTVPAQVRRLMDDLPTRPAYILNLRWDVVLFNPAADKVFGFSAQAPGRRNLLWMLFVDPAMRTRFVDWAAQAPRMLSSFRRDFASAAGVSDIAELVDELERVSPDFQSWWREHDVHGACMGLRSLHVEPLGDIAFEHATLSVDESRHLRLVVYAPAPDEPKAADFARWVQASPPASGGPAG; encoded by the coding sequence ATGACAGCACCTGCCCCTGTCCCCCGGTTGGCGCGCACGCGCGCCGACCTGTCCGAATTCCTGCGGCTGCGCCGCGAACGTCTCAGCCCCGCCGACCTCGGCCTGCCGCCCGGCCGTCGCCGCCGCACGCCCGGGCTGCGCCGGGAGGAGGTCGCGGCGCTGGCGGGTGTCGGACTGGCCTGGTACACGTGGTTCGAACAGGGCCGCAACATCAGCGTGTCGGCCGCCTTCCTGGAAAACCTGGCGCGCGTGCTGCGGCTGGACGATGCGGAGCGCCGCCACCTGTACCTGCTGGCGCACCAGCGTCCGCCCGCCGAGACCGGCCGCACGTGGTGCACGGTGCCCGCGCAGGTGCGCCGCCTGATGGATGACCTGCCCACGCGGCCGGCCTACATCCTGAACCTGCGCTGGGACGTGGTGCTGTTTAACCCCGCCGCGGACAAGGTGTTCGGTTTTTCGGCGCAGGCGCCTGGGCGCCGCAACCTGCTCTGGATGCTGTTCGTGGACCCTGCGATGCGCACCCGCTTCGTGGATTGGGCGGCGCAGGCGCCCCGCATGCTGTCCTCGTTCCGGCGCGATTTCGCCAGCGCCGCCGGCGTGTCCGACATCGCCGAGCTGGTCGACGAGCTGGAACGGGTCTCGCCCGATTTCCAGTCATGGTGGCGCGAGCACGACGTGCATGGCGCCTGCATGGGCCTGCGCAGCCTGCACGTGGAGCCGCTGGGCGATATCGCGTTCGAGCACGCCACGCTGAGTGTCGATGAAAGCCGCCATCTGCGGCTGGTCGTCTACGCGCCCGCGCCGGACGAGCCCAAGGCGGCGGACTTCGCCCGCTGGGTGCAAGCCAGCCCGCCGGCGTCGGGTGGCCCGGCGGGGTAG